From the genome of Pseudomonas hamedanensis:
GTCGCGCGGTTCGCCGCTGACCCAGTAGGCGGCGGCCTCATCGCGGCTGATCGGGCGAAAGCGCACCCGACTGCGCACCACCCGCGACTCGCAGCGCTCGCCTTCGAGCACGGCGATGGCGGTCAGCACCTCGTGCTCGTTGCCGGACAACATCATCAGCATGGCGCATGCGTCGGCTTCGTCCACCGGTTTGCCGAGAATTTTGCCGTCGAGCACCACTGCGGTATCGGCCCCCAGTACACAAAACGGCTGGTCGGCGGCGACCGCGCGGCGTCCGGCCTCAGCCTTGCCACGCGCGAGGCGTTCGACATAGGCCGAGGGCGATTCGTCAGGAAGCGGGGTTTCGTCGATGTCCGCGCAGATGGCGGTGAACCGCACGCCGATCTGCGCGAGCAGTTCACGGCGACGTGGCGATCCGGAGGCGAGGTAAAGCAGTTTCATCAAACCATCTCCCTGTTCAGTGCCCTGCTTCACCGGTTCAATAGATTCTGTAGCGTCGGCACATTCCGCGTAGAGCGAAGCTGACCCACGGCCAGAGCAAGGCGCTGACCAGTGCCGGCAGGACCAGCGCCAGGGTTGGCTGGCGATTGCCGGTCAAGGCGCTCAGCCACAGTTGCGCCAGTTGTGCGAGGCCGAAGATCACCAGGATTACCAGACACTGCTGCCACATCGGAAACATGCGCAGACGTTGTTGCAGTGACAGGACGAGAAAGGTGATCAGGGTC
Proteins encoded in this window:
- a CDS encoding Maf family protein; its protein translation is MKLLYLASGSPRRRELLAQIGVRFTAICADIDETPLPDESPSAYVERLARGKAEAGRRAVAADQPFCVLGADTAVVLDGKILGKPVDEADACAMLMMLSGNEHEVLTAIAVLEGERCESRVVRSRVRFRPISRDEAAAYWVSGEPRDKAGGYGIQGLGAVFVAGLDGSYSAVVGLPLCETCEVLGHFGIPCWQNLNTP
- the mreD gene encoding rod shape-determining protein MreD, which gives rise to MVGAKKSGNGWMIWLTFFVGILLSVSPLPIFMEILRPLWLALLVTFWALYMPHTVGMVTAFCLGLAEDVLQGDLLGQNALILTLITFLVLSLQQRLRMFPMWQQCLVILVIFGLAQLAQLWLSALTGNRQPTLALVLPALVSALLWPWVSFALRGMCRRYRIY